From Aspergillus chevalieri M1 DNA, chromosome 4, nearly complete sequence, a single genomic window includes:
- the DBP2 gene encoding DEAD-box ATP-dependent RNA helicase DBP2 (COG:A;~EggNog:ENOG410PGKN;~InterPro:IPR027417,IPR001650,IPR014014,IPR014001, IPR011545,IPR000629;~PFAM:PF00270,PF00271;~go_function: GO:0003676 - nucleic acid binding [Evidence IEA];~go_function: GO:0004386 - helicase activity [Evidence IEA];~go_function: GO:0005524 - ATP binding [Evidence IEA]), with product MSYSGGYRGDSYRSYRGGYSNGGSNGYSNGGGSYGGGYGGGYGGGGGYGGGGYGGRGGGGGAGGDRMSNLGSGLKKQDWDLDTLPKFEKAFYKEHPDVTNRSQQEVDDFRKKHEMAVQGRNIPRPVETFDEAGFPQYVLTEVKAQGFDRPTSIQSQGWPMALSGRDVVGIAETGSGKTLSYCLPAIVHINAQPLLAPGDGPIVLVLAPTRELAVQIQAEITKFGKSSRIRNTCIYGGVPKGPQIRDLSRGVEVCIATPGRLIDMLEAGRTNLRRVTYLVLDEADRMLDMGFEPQIRKIISQIRPDRQTCMWSATWPKEVRQLASDFLNDYIQVNVGSMDLSANHRITQIVEVVSDFEKRDRMVKHLEKIMETRTNKVLLFTATKRVADEITRFLRQDGWPALSIHGDKQQQERDWVLNEFKAGKSPIMVATDVASRGIDVRDITHVLNYDYPNNSEDYIHRIGRTGRAGAKGTAITFFTTDNSKQARDLVKILTEAKQQIDPRLAEMVRYSGGGGGYGGGYGGRWGGRGGGRGRGGGGRGGGFTASNAAPLGNRRW from the exons ATGTCGTACAGTGGCGGCTACCGTGGTGACTCCTACCG AAGCTATAGGGGCGGTTACTCGAACGGCGGTTCGAACGGTTACTCTAACGGCGGCGGCAGTTACGGAGGTGGCTATGGCGGAGGCTacggaggaggtggtggttaCGGCGGTGGTGGATACGGTGGAagaggcggcggcggcggtgctggtggtgaCCGCATGTCCAACCTTGGCTCCGGCCTTAAGAAGCAAGATTGGG ACCTGGACACGCTCCCCAAGTTTGAAAAGGCTTTCTACAAGGAGCACCCCGACGTCACCAACCGCTCCCAGCAAGAAGTCGATGACTTCCGCAAGAAGCACGAGATGGCCGTCCAGGGCAGGAACATTCCTCGCCCCGTTGAGACTTTCGATGAGGCTGGCTTCCCTCAATATGTTTTGACCGAAGTCAAGGCTCAGGGATTTGACCGCCCCACTTCTATTCAGTCCCAAGGCTGGCCCATGGCTCTCTCCGGTCGCGACGTTGTGGGTATCGCTGAAACCGGTTCTGGAAAGACACTGAGTTACTGTCTTCCGGCTATCGTTCACATCAACGCTCAGCCTCTGCTTGCTCCCGGTGACGGTCCTATTGTTCTTGTCCTTGCTCCCACCCGTGAACTTGCGGTTCAGATTCAAGCCGAAATCACCAAGTTCGGAAAATCATCGCGTATCCGCAACACCTGTATCTACGGTGGTGTTCCCAAAGGTCCTCAGATCCGTGACTTGAGCCGTGGTGTTGAAGTTTGTATTGCGACCCCCGGTCGTCTGATCGACATGCTGGAAGCCGGCCGAACCAACCTCCGCCGTGTCACATACCTTGTCCTCGATGAGGCTGATCGCATGCTGGACATGGGTTTCGAGCCTCAGATCCGCAAGATCATCTCCCAAATCCGTCCCGACAGACAGACTTGCATGTGGTCTGCTACTTGGCCCAAGGAGGTCCGCCAGCTTGCCTCGGACTTCCTGAACGACTACATTCAGGTTAACGTCGGTTCGATGGACCTTTCTGCTAACCACAGAATTACTCAAATCGTTGAGGTCGTTTCGGACTTTGAGAAGCGTGACAGAATGGTTAAGCACCTTGAGAAGATTATGGAAACTCGCACCAACAAGGTCCTCCTCTTCACAGCAACCAAGCGTGTTGCAGACGAGATTACTCGCTTCCTCCGTCAGGATGGATGGCCTGCACTCT CCATTCACGGTGACAAGCAGCAGCAAGAAAGAGATTGGGTTTTGAACGAGTTCAAGGCGGGCAAGAGCCCGATCATGGTGGCTACTGATGTGGCTTCCCGTGGTATTG ATGTTCGCGACATCACTCATGTCCTGAACTATGACTATCCCAACAACTCCGAAGACTACATCCACCGTATCGGTAGAACCGGTCGTGCTGGTGCCAAGGGAACTGCCATTACCTTCTTCACCACTGACA ACTCTAAGCAGGCTCGCGACTTGGTCAAAATCCTTACTGAGGCTAAACAGCAGATTGATCCCCGTCTCGCTGAGATGGTTCGCTACagtggcggcggcggtggctATGGCGGTGGTTACGGCGGCCGTTGGGGTGGCCGCGGTGGTGGTCGCGGCCGTGGTGGTGgcggtcgtggtggtggtttcACTGCTTCCAACGCTGCGCCTCTTGGCAACCGTCGTTGGT
- a CDS encoding putative thiamine biosynthesis protein (Thi-4) (COG:H;~EggNog:ENOG410PHBK;~InterPro:IPR029056,IPR004305,IPR013749,IPR004399, IPR016084,IPR027574;~PFAM:PF08543,PF03070;~go_function: GO:0008972 - phosphomethylpyrimidine kinase activity [Evidence IEA];~go_function: GO:0050334 - thiaminase activity [Evidence IEA];~go_process: GO:0006772 - thiamine metabolic process [Evidence IEA];~go_process: GO:0009228 - thiamine biosynthetic process [Evidence IEA]) — MVKKVLVIAGSDSSGGAGLEADQRVLTAHGCYALTATTGLTAQNTLGVQDIFVVPAEFVKKQINAGLEDVGADVVKLGMLSSTETIHVIAEALESHKVPAVVLDPVMVSTSGSQLLPEAAVKELRTRLLPMTTVVTPNIPEAKLLLKDAGKDAPEPEGLPSLIQLAKQISALGPRAVLLKGGHLALTRDHKIARDQREASLVVDVLYDGKDVTLFETDYQVSKNTHGTGCSLASAIAANLALGKTLKRAIRSAVRFVEAGIKTSTDLGKGSGPINHFHSFYSLPFAPGRFLEYVFDRDDVRPVWKHFTEHAFVQGIANGSLPEARFKHYLVQDYLYLVHFARSNALASYKGKSMESIAASARIVLHIEREMALHLDYCASFGLSKQDMESFPETIACTGYSRYILDVGQSEDWLALQMALAPCLIGYGAIAKRLYTEEQTLREGNRYWKWIENYVAEDYTEAVQLGSELLELHMRKISPNRVEELIKIFIRATELECSFWDMGLGHQV; from the exons ATGGTCAAAAAAGTCCTGGTTATCGCCGGATCCGACAGTTCGGGAGGCGC AGGTCTCGAAGCTGATCAACGAGTTCTGACTGCGCACGGATGTTACGCCCTCACGGCGACGACGGGTCTCACGGCGCAAAACACTCTGGGCGTGCAGGACATTTTTGTCGTCCCGGCAGAGTTCGTGAAGAAACAGATCAATGCGGGCTTGGAAGATGTTGGGGCTGACGTGGTGAAGCTGG GAATGCTTTCGTCTACAGAGACTATCCATGTCATTGCGGAGGCGTTGGAATCGCACAAGGTGCCTGCGGTGGTGTTGGATCCG GTCATGGTATCCACGAGCGGATCGCAACTATTACCGGAAGCAGCCGTCAAGGAGCTGCGCACCAGATTGCTCCCTATGACGACCGTCGTTACTCCCAACATCCCCGAAGCAAAACTCCTACTGAAAGACGCCGGAAAGGACGCCCCAGAACCAGAAGGTCTTCCCTCGTTAATACAACTCGCAAAACAGATCAGCGCCTTAGGACCGAGGGCGGTTCTGCTCAAGGGTGGACATCTGGCCCTGACAAGGGACCATAAGATTGCTCGTGACCAACGTGAAGCCTCGTTGGTGGTTGATGTCCTCTATGACGGCAAGGATGTTACTCTTTTCGAGACGGACTATCAGGTATCAAAGAACACACACGGCACTGGTTGTTCCCTGGCGTCTGCCATTGCAGCGAACCTGGCCCTGGGCAAAACTTTGAAGCGGGCTATTCGAAGCGCTGTGCGGTTTGTGGAGGCAGGGATTAAAACCAGCACTGATTTGGGGAAAGGGAGTGGGCCAATCAATCATTTCCATTCGTTTTATAGTCTGCCTTTTGCGCC GGGCCGATTTCTGGAATATGTATTTGACCGCGATGATGTTCGTCCTGTATGGAAACATTTTACAGAGCATGCCTTCGTGCAGGGTATAGCGAATGGCTCGCTTCCCGAGGCACGATTCAAGCATTACCTCGTGCAAGATTATCTCTACCTG GTTCATTTTGCCCGGAGCAATGCACTGGCGTCGTACAAGGGGAAGAGCATGGAGTCTATTGCAGCG TCTGCCCGGATTGTATTGCACATTGAGCGCGAGATGGCATTGCACCTGGACTACTGTGCCTCTTTTGGACTGTCGAAGCAAGATATGGAGAGCTTCCCTGAGACGATTG CATGCACGGGATACAGTAGATATATTCTCGATGTAGGTCAATCAGAAGATTGGCTCGCATTACAGATGGCGCTGGCCCCTTGCTTGATTGGATACGGCGCCATTGCTAAGAGACTCTATACAGAGGAGCAGACTCTCCGCGAAGGAAACCGATACTGGAAGTGGATTGAGAACTATGTCGCGGAAGACTACACGGAGGCAGTCCAGTTAGGATCTG AACTGCTGGAGTTACACATGCGAAAGATCTCGCCAAACCGGGTGGAAGAACTCATCAAGATCTTCATACGAGCAACAGAATTAGAATGCAGCTTCTGGGATATGGGATTGGGCCATCAAGTATAG